DNA sequence from the Anthonomus grandis grandis chromosome 9, icAntGran1.3, whole genome shotgun sequence genome:
caaatatccgatttcttaattcttgttcattgttaacttcggttacatacaccagagattttaggtggccccaaaaataaaagtcaagcggattaaattcgggtgatcgaggaggccatccaattggaccacctcggcctatccatcgttcggggcacattcgatccaaatgccgtcgcactggtcgcgcaaaatgtggtggagcaccatcgtgaAGAAACACAAATTCTGCCTAATGCGAAAagggacttcttcaaggagtaccagcaaattttgtcgcaagaattgtcaataaagagcaccagttagacgattatccaaaatgaaagggccaataagtattccgtttacaattccagcccacacatttactgaaaatcgttgttgaaagtttgttcgccgaatggcatgcggatttttaactgcccaaaaatgcgtattgcgaaaattgtgaataccattccgtgtgaaaattgcttcatccgtagctaaaatgttcctggtaaagtttgggtttaactgctgctgatgtaacaaccactcgcaaAAGTGGCGCTCGAGGCGCATGATCCCTTGGAAgtaaagcttgtaccctttggacgtgaaatggatacagtaattcatgccttaaaattcgccaaactgtgactggtgataatccaaattgcgttgcaattgttctagtgcttatgtcaggatgctcttcgatgatatctaaaatcaaattctccagatttaaaatgcgcctaggtccaccatgttgccctggcctcggccgcaaatttccagtttctctaccccgctgaaccacacgcaaaaaagcttcacgcgacggatgatacctatgaggaaacctttgtgcataaagattagctgcagccacactgttttgtcttgattccccgtatgccagtaacatgtccattagttcctcatttgaaaaattatgcggcataattttaataaaaaacgaaatacgaccacaactgtatcaactgatagcaaagtaggtactactaaacataataaacatcatccggacttgtttacttcttaatttgaaaacaaaattccacctgataaagttcttacatttttgtgaaaaaaaaaaagaattatctcagaaactaaaaatattttacttaaatttgttttcactattagtcattatttaacattagcaataatttcccaagtttatgcgtataggttaagaaacaccctgtataaaatattcCCAGATTATCAGTAGATTACTTTTATCATAAATGTTATTCACGTCGTCGTTATTGATACAACACAAAAATATACTAATAGACAATAAACTTACCTTATCGGTACCTTCCAGGCTTAACTTTATCAAAACTTTAACTCCGCCCTGTTGTACAATCACACCCCTAAGTTCGTGTTCACTGGCCAACGCGTTAAAAACTCTCGCGATCAGTTCTCTAGAGTTGGGACTTTCAGTCTTAGACAGTACCACCAAAGCGGTAGTGACATTTTCATGTCCCAGTGCCAAGATCCTCTTGGTCACGAAATCCGGGTCATCCAGTTCATGTTCTTCGGGAATATGCTGTTTCGCAAACTTGGCCAACTCAACCATCTCAGGAATTACTTCTTGTTTTTCATATGCGTTACACAAGTTTACCAAAGTTGTCACTACACCAAATACGACGCTTTGGTCTCCAGATTTAGCCAGTTCAATAAGTGCCTTGAGAGCGGCTTTATCTTCTACTAGTTTTTCTTTCACTTCCGCATCGAGGGTCAGGTATGACAAGCCTTCAGCCGCCCATTTTCGAATATCACCGTCTTTTCCGGGGTGTAAAAGGAATCTACGGCACGCCTCCGCCAGTTTAAGGGTTGAACCGTCCGCAAATGGTTTTACTGCCGCGTCGCTACCTCCATAGCTACCTGAAAAACACACAACGAAATTGAAGCCACCTTATCGTATTGCATCTGCAGAAATTGTAcagtttttatttgattttatttttaaaataggtgTAAAGGGATTACAATATCCAAACAATGGAAAGATTTGTTTACTACTCTagagatttttttctaattgtatatttgacttttagaaaaatttatatattaaaatatcttcagTGTATATACCAAAGGAGCATAGAGTacaatattcttttttgtaCGTATATTATGAAATACATGCATTCCAATAAGGTTTTTGATAAAGGAATAAATCtgtttgatttatttgaaatttaagaaaatcaaaatttggattcatctacatgtgcgcctcgatttttaataacaccTTCACAGAGTTTCCGTAGTCTTCCAATTAATTTGTCCatagtttcctgaggtatcttgtgccactcttcttggatgatcctccacaagtcttcttttgatgtggggcatgattttcgcccTTGTCTagccagttcatcccacagtaattcaataggattgaggtccggtgattgtgagggccataccataactttcagaagatgttgcctttgtaattgacctaaatattgcttgtacaatttcgacgtgtgcttggggtcattgtcatgttgaaagatgaagttttctcCAATTATTTGAGTACCCGAAGGAAGtatacattgtcacttaaaattgttttgtaaccctcttttcgaagaattccctctattctaattagatcgcccactgcagatcctccgaaacaaccccacaccactgccgaaccaccaccgtgtttaactgaggccaccgtacagttctcagcaaccctttcattggcataacggcgaacaaaaactcgcctcttcgttccaaaaacctcgaatttcgactcgtcactacagagaacttttttccagtcatcaatggtccattctttgtgtgattgggcctactcaagtcttttcttcttattaacatcctttagtagcggttttgatagaactaaacgtcctttaagaccagcattataaagtcgccgttttactgtcgaaacactgaccgcttttttacgctccttgttgatttttgctgtgatttcaggggcggtaaggcgtcgattgcatttgcttgtaattataatatttaaatcctcctttgaacttgttgcctttggccttcccgatcgaggtttgttgctaatagtcccttctctggtgaatttcctaacattataatcgacagtccgccttggaattcccaaatccgtcgaaatttgacggttagtctttccagccttatgaagtccaatgataataccttttgtttctactgataatttttttgttttagccatttttaagaatgttgaaaaaccagcaaagaaacggtgacaatcgtcaataagcaagcgaaattatttaccaatgttacagaaaatcaattcttgaagactaaacacctttaaatgtttcaaatttcatcggaaacgagctgtaaacacagattagttttttagaagaagtgcatattttcactacattgtttgttatttgcaagactatttttaaatactcagtgtgtttttcaacgaaccatagttgataggtatgctgtttaagcatatatgcaatttacaaaagagatacaatctaaatataggtataaagataagatttttgtatctaatttaaaatactaaaaagaatacatggtgggcaaatactttttaGCGATAGTGTATATTACTTACATTTGCAAGTCCCTAAGAAAACAATATATGATAGTCGTGTGTAAAATCCGTTTTTGTAATTCATGGGAATTGtcctaataatttaaattttgttaataattttcaattattaaatacgTTAATgggcaaaaaaaacatttaaattaatttaaatatattttcaattttaataatccaAAACAGCCCGTCCTCCGTTAAATTTATTACGGCCATAGAACAAATTGCTACTATTTATGAAAGGAAATAGGAATAGTGGAGACTGATAATTTATTCTTTGACAATACCCCCATTCCTAAATAAATGCACCGTAACAGTGGTATTAAAGGTGCAAAGCCAAAAGACAGGTGCATAAGCTAGGAAGAGTCGAAATGTTCTAAGAGAACTTATCAATTGGGGTGAGTAGCGTTGTACTACCAGAAATCTTGCCCAGGCAATCGAGATTCAGCGTTAGAAAAGAGCTCGCTTTTTCAAATTGAAGAAATCATCCATTTTCCTAAAGATACCACGAGTATTAGAGGAGTCTCACTCTTAAGAATCgaccattttattattaaacttttgtttttttttctgctttaaatctgttatattttatcttattaatGTCGTTGTGATTAATTGACGTCTTTCTGCAGGTTCGCTAAGTCTTACAGCAGATATCCATggaaattaaaaagatattatttcaattttttttatttaaatttaataaaagaattctAAGGGTAAGATCATAGAGGTCGAAACGTTGCTTAATTAAACGTTTTTTGATCAATTTATGATCTTTTAAGAAAGTGTCTAAATTTATCTAATCTATCCAGGTAATTAAGGTTTAAATGTAATTATAATCGCTGGAATATTATCGTTACGTATGCCCGATTAAAGCGCATTTTAAACTGGTGTCAAAACAATAAGAGTCAAATCTtacgaaaaattaaatgatttttttataattctattATATGCCAAGTACattctcttttttattaatacttttccATCCAAATGTAGtcttttattctatttttcgtaggaatgaaatttagtatttacaGCTATGACTCAAATAATCTGAGGGTACATATGTCGTTATAGCATAAAtcgtacattttattttatattactgcATTTTTATGATTTACATTTTAAGCGATTACAgctgagaaaataaaaaaattattgattcaaaTCCCTGgcatacaaaaataaagaaaaattaatagtagatctaataaaaaatttacctaCCTAGTTTACATAGGCCAACTAACGCTCTGATTCTGATGTGGTCATTTTTCGATTTgtataactttttcaaaatttcagcACCTTGTGAAACTATCGTCTTTGCTTTGTCAGCTTTACTGGCGGCCGCTATAAGACATTCACAcgatacctaaaaattaatcaCGCATCTTTAAGCAATAATTCAAATATATCCATAgctataaaaagaaattcttaaGGATAAAAAATGTTACCCTTTGTTGAAGCTCATCATCACTATTGGCCATTACAAGGATCATCTCCAAAATACCCTCTTTGCCTATAATGCTGTTGCCGAGATCCAAAGGGCCACGTAATAGCTCTGTAATGGCCACCGTCACCCTTACTTTACTTTCAACGTCGGGCGtcaataatttttccttaataaattcattaactTTATTCAGGAAGTTTTCTTTCGCTTTGTCGTAGTACATGTTTTCATATACTCTTGCTAAGCATACTGCAGCAATGGTCCTAAAACccaaataaaatagttttagtgtcatgattattatagttttattatatattatattattatacacatTTTAATCAATTTACCTTGTAGATGGTGTTATATTCATTGCACTCTCATAATGGTACTCTTGTAATTCACTTGCACAATCCAGTAATTTCCTTACACCATCTTTTTCCACAAGTTGTTCAGCCCAGTTCAGAGTGGTGTAGTGGATGTTTCTGgtcaataattcaataattgcGTCCCTGGCTAAGCCCGATATGGCCCGATGGTTAATTGTGACAGTTAGGAAAGTTAGCAAACTACTAATTGTACTTTGATTCCTGTCCACAAGATCTTTTTTTGGTTTGCTGTCTTGTTTATTTTCCATGCCTAAAATTAACAGAACTTTAATTGTAAAGCATATTTGAGTAAAagagaaaaacatttttagaagtTGTAACTAAATACAAATCATTTGAATATGGTGATcagttgattaattttttacttaccaGACAATGAGTTTAATATACTCTGCAAACAATACTGAGCCGCACTAACAACTTCTTCATTTTTGGAATCAATAATCTCTAAAAACCAAGGTATACCAACATCTTTTAAGACAATATTTGTAAGTTCTTCTGAGTGTTTACAAAGTTCTCCAATTATTCTTATCCCAGTTACATAAAGCTCCGGattcttttctatttttaaaagatttttaatcttCTGAACAATAGGGCTCTTTTTAACCATATATTCGCTTCCAGCGTTTTCTCTGGCCAAAACAAGAAGATTTCGCATAGCCGTTTCACGTTTCTCTTTATCGTTCGTTGGATCGAAGACTATTTTGAGCATGCTTTCGAGTTTTTTGCTGGTTTGGGCATTCATTTGCGCTCGCTCCTCGACAATTCGATGAAGTCGTTGTAGGTATGGTTGAATAGGTTTGTTTGTTGGATCGTCTTTAAAGATTTGAGTGGCATCTCTGTAGGCTTCTTCATAcctttaaagatttatttatattaattgggTTATAATCAAAAATGTATTCGTCGCAAAATGAACTCTATTAGAACAATTAGATcctagtaataataattataaaaatcatatttatatacttttatttatttaaccatacatttcttacaggcagctgccatttacaacaaattttattttatacatttggTACTAacataaatacaatttaaaatagagttttcttattttaaaaaaagattttgaaataaaaatatattattataaaacttaaaaataaagtaaatgctgATTTATTATCACAAAATAAGGATAAGGATAATCCAATGCCTCATGTAGATGCCTATAACTATGCTTGGGAGACTATCACAATTGATATTACaaagtaatgaaattttattgaaattgtagCACCTTTTGTGAATAGGATTTTGGCTATGCACTTTTGATCTCCCACAAGTGAGAGAAAAGGTAGGTTGATATCTGGTGCATATACAGGGAACTTAGAAAtatatttgttgcaaaaaatatatgtcCAGGAAGGAATAAATTTTAGCCTGTAGACGTTTGTATAGAAACGTTACAGATTCAGAGTCCCGACATAAAGCTAAAGGCGACCATATGATGTATAACAGCCTGAGCATGATAGAATCTGTGTTGGTAAattgataatttgttttgaccttttaaaaatacaaattattgttACATTCTTTCAAACactttggaaaaattgcataatacTTAAATGTGTTCGAGTCTAGAATAGGGATAATTTTCCATTATTCTGAAAATACACCATCTTTcaggatttaattaaaaatatgttctaAGGGTATACTCAAAAGACAAGAACAATCCTTAACAAAAAAAGCTTGAAATTCCATCAGAACCAGAtgtagatttgtttttttagattCTTACAGACCATTATGACTTCATCTGAAGGAATGTATTAACACAAAGCAGATCTAGAGTTTGATCTGGAACTCACTCTAAGGGTTTGTAGATATATTTAAAGTAACTAGCAAAAGCACATACAATTTAGCAGACccataaacaaaattacttttatagTTCATATTAGCTGGAAATCCTAATTGTGTTCTTCTAATAAAGGACCAAAAAGTAGAAGGGCGATTGTGAATATTTGTTTCAGCATGATAGTGAGAAAATCTTTGTACCCTTGCTGAGATTAAGCTTTGATTAAACTATACAAACTTCTGAAGCCTTTCAACATAAAAAGGAGATCTGGTAACTGACAAATGTGGCAAAACTTTCTCtttattgaaaatgattttaattattttgtataccaGGAAGGagtaataaaattgattggATACCTTTAATTTACAggttaatatagtttttttatattttcattaattattttgacaTAGTACCAGTTATATCCAGAAGGTTAATAATTTGTGATCAGAGGTGAAGATCTAATATATACTAAGAATTGTTTTAAAGTAACAGattatgatgtaaaaatgttttgtgtagaaaaatgttttgaatGTTGAGCagcatttttaaatgacttaaatgTATATGTTTTAGCAATATATAGGTCTCCATCAGGAAATTTCCAACAATTCCTAAATTCAATTGAAtcaattacaaataaaattggtatacattaaaaaaaaaatttgtgggAGATTTTAATGTCCACTTTAATACTGATCAGCAGAATTTCCTTGACCTTTTTGACATCATGGGAAGCTATGGTTTTAAACTATAACAAACCATACAAGGGCTGGAGCTTGTCTGgacaacatttttataaattttagtaCCGATTCCTTTAAATCCAGTGTGTTCGATATTGGGGTGTCAGATCATCTTGAACAGGAGCTCGAAGTGATCGTTGAGAGTATTATTGGTGGGAGTCTTCACCACCATAAGATTTGTAGGCCTGTGACCCAAGGTGGAATGTTGTCTTTCTTTGAACTGGTTTCCTCATATAACTGGAATTTTGTGACAGAGGAGAGTGTACCTGTCAATGactgtttcaaaatatttctatctttTCTAGAAAAAGCATATACTCAATCTTTTTCCCTGAAAATATATAGGGTGAGGACCGATCAGAGAAATACAATAACTTGATTTGACAATAACCTAAAGGCCATGTGGGATCATCTACAGTTGTTGAGTGGAGTGTCTCGACAGTACAAAAACAGACATTTTGATGAGTTTAAGGACTTTCACAAAGCTTATAGAGCTGCTATACAGGAGGCAAAAATAAAAGCCAATGATAAATTCATCTCATCAGCTTCTAATCCAACTAAGGCCATATGGCAAGTTGTTAATGGTAGTGTAGGTAcgtcaaaaacgaaaaaatctcATGAAAGTACTTTAACGGCTGacgatttcaataatttcttttcacGTATTGCCCATGATACTGTTAGAGGATATTCCACTGTCGCAGGGTGAACCAATCCAAAGTCTCTCTGTTCTGGGTATGCCGGAACATGTGTTCTCTTTCTCTCCTGTATCATTCATAAAAGACATCTATGGGCtaaatgtcaaattaattaAGTCTGTTAAAAACATCATCATAGCCCCAGTAACATAACTAATAAACAGATGCTTCAGGGAGAAGACTTTTTCAGGTGTGCTCCGATCAGCCaaggtaatacctatttttaaaaagggtggTCCTGATAGACCCGAGAACTACCGTCCTATCTCCTTGCTGCCCATAatctcaaaaatctttgaaaaatatattgctGCTCAACTTGtgaaattttttgagggtaaCAATCTTTTTACATCCAGCCAGTTTGGTTTCAGGAAGGTTAAAAGTACCACTATGGCCATTTCAGACTTAGTTGATTACTTGTTAAAT
Encoded proteins:
- the LOC126740483 gene encoding protein unc-45 homolog B produces the protein MDIMECEKYKEQGNAAFKEEKWDDALQLYTKAINSVKGEPKELAIYYKNRAAAYLKKGEYEKAVNDCDKSLNLCPNDPKALFRRCQALESLQRYEEAYRDATQIFKDDPTNKPIQPYLQRLHRIVEERAQMNAQTSKKLESMLKIVFDPTNDKEKRETAMRNLLVLARENAGSEYMVKKSPIVQKIKNLLKIEKNPELYVTGIRIIGELCKHSEELTNIVLKDVGIPWFLEIIDSKNEEVVSAAQYCLQSILNSLSGMENKQDSKPKKDLVDRNQSTISSLLTFLTVTINHRAISGLARDAIIELLTRNIHYTTLNWAEQLVEKDGVRKLLDCASELQEYHYESAMNITPSTRTIAAVCLARVYENMYYDKAKENFLNKVNEFIKEKLLTPDVESKVRVTVAITELLRGPLDLGNSIIGKEGILEMILVMANSDDELQQRVSCECLIAAASKADKAKTIVSQGAEILKKLYKSKNDHIRIRALVGLCKLGSYGGSDAAVKPFADGSTLKLAEACRRFLLHPGKDGDIRKWAAEGLSYLTLDAEVKEKLVEDKAALKALIELAKSGDQSVVFGVVTTLVNLCNAYEKQEVIPEMVELAKFAKQHIPEEHELDDPDFVTKRILALGHENVTTALVVLSKTESPNSRELIARVFNALASEHELRGVIVQQGGVKVLIKLSLEGTDKGKRQAAQALARIGITMNPEVAFPGQRALEVIRPLLSLLHMDCTGMENFEALMALCNIAQMNEAARQRIIKEGGVPKIEHYMYEDHEYICRAAVQCMCNLVQSEDVIKVFFESENDRMKFMVSCCLDPDQDTAMAASGALAILTGSSEICCKKVFDSKNWLEAIQCLLANKSPSMQYRGVCIISNIINVNKELAEKLMESNILEILMALKLLPDEDGSRKKINSVIDEILKVCEKYGIIKKPEEE